One Pyrus communis chromosome 4, drPyrComm1.1, whole genome shotgun sequence genomic region harbors:
- the LOC137731369 gene encoding uncharacterized protein, producing MGEALFELEQHLRYKQVKLTPEEIKLLFTCKSKAVREFTFGGLAAATVAWTASKKLNKFVRLNLSGGAAAIFGLWIFSRSLNSCVDHILSQDGSRLQAELATIMVKKYQNDPSMMRLISKQFYSEKVFDDANSDQPTLRWRYRNYFSDNITHGRRTDYSDPQGDSEQASHGDHLSASDSDSQNIQNDSDKKRFAPKQVPMNSNVDSMVDPFDCVFGNTSSEEILLPSTSSTDSPPKVHTHKHRRSHRRRRMHHEEDVLKMQHM from the exons ATGGGAGAAGCTTTGTTCGAGCTGGAGCAACATCTCAGGTACAAACAG GTCAAATTGACCCCTGAAGAAATTAAGCTTCTTTTTACGTGCAAGTCCAAAGCTGTCAGGGAGTTTACGTTCGGAGGTCTTGCTGCTGCTACCGTTGCCTGGACAG CATCAAAGAAGCTGAATAAGTTTGTTCGACTTAACCTTTCAGGAG GAGCTGCTGCTATATTTGGACTATGGATCTTCTCGAGGTCCTTAAACTCATGTGTTGACCATATTCTTTCTCAGGATGGAAGTCGATTGCAGGCAGAGTTAGCAACTAT AATGGTGAAAAAGTATCAGAATGATCCTTCTATGATGCGGCTTATCTCTAAACAGTTCTACTCTGAGAAAGTTTTTGATGATGCGAACTCAGATCAACCAACACTGAGGTGGCGTTATCGGAATTATTTTAGTGATAACATTACCCATGGTCGAAGAACAGATTACAGCGACCCTCAAGGTGATTCAGAACAGGCTTCCCATGGCGACCATCTGAGTGCTTCTGACAGTGATTCCCAGAACATCCAGAATGACTCCGACAAAAAACGTTTTGCTCCTAAACAAGTTCCT ATGAACTCTAATGTTGATTCAATGGTCGACCCTTTTGATTGCGTGTTTGGTAATACAAGCAGCGAGGAGATTCTTCTTCCAAGTACCTCTAGCACTGACAGTCCCCCAAAAGTACATACTCATAAACATAGAAGATCTCACCGTAGGCGTCGTATGCACCATGAGGAAGACGTGCTAAAAATGCAACACATGTAA
- the LOC137732543 gene encoding uncharacterized protein: MKQPSEQHISIEKTNEKKSHFLPHHCNPIQQIKTSHFSLEPLHNSSELCYSAKQKTKEKRKRMEIEMVRCECCGLKEDCTQDYITQVKAKFDGKWLCGLCSEAVRDEVGKGSKQPFGMEEAVRAHMSFCGKFKSNPAVRVADGMRQMLRRRSDMSSSSSSPKKYTRSASTSQVGDSSSFS, from the coding sequence ATGAAGCAACCAAGCGAGCAACACATCTCAATagagaaaacaaatgaaaagaaatccCACTTTCTACCCCATCATTGCAATCCAATCCAACAAATAAAAACATCTCACTTTTCTCTTGAACCCCTTCACAATTCATCAGAGCTTTGCTACTCAGCTAAgcagaaaacaaaggaaaaaagaaaaagaatggagATTGAGATGGTGAGGTGTGAGTGTTGTGGACTAAAAGAGGATTGCACGCAAGACTACATCACACAAGTGAAGGCAAAGTTTGATGGGAAATGGCTGTGTGGGTTGTGCTCAGAAGCAGTGAGAGATGAGGTTGGCAAAGGCAGCAAGCAGCCATTTGGCATGGAGGAAGCTGTGAGGGCACACATGTCATTTTGTggtaaattcaaatccaacccTGCAGTGAGAGTGGCGGATGGGATGAGGCAGATGCTTAGGAGAAGGTCAGACatgtcatcttcttcttcatcgcCAAAAAAGTACACAAGATCAGCAAGCACATCCCAAGTGGGCGATTCATCATCTTTCTCATGA
- the LOC137731364 gene encoding pentatricopeptide repeat-containing protein At4g14820, producing the protein MSSLPHTTLALPPHPNPYPNTPATLSTAVSSARSLTHIKQVHAQILKSNLDRPDSLLCNLLLSSCTLSPSLHYPLSIFNQIPKPQIHLCNKLLREFSRCAEPDKALLVYERMRREDVGVDRFSIPPLLKAVARASALSEGMEIHGVAWKLGFHSDPFVETGLVRMYAACGRIMDARLVFDKMSRRDVVAWSIMINGYCQSGHFDTAFRLFEEMKNSNAEPDPDEMILSAILSACGHAGKLAYGKAIHDFIMENDIVVDSHLRSALIAMYAGSGSMDLAQQLFDKTSQKNFVVATAMVSGYSKLGRVEDARLIFDQIVEKDLVCWSAMISGYAESDRPQEALRLFAEMEASGLRPDPVTMLSVISACGHLGALDQAKWVHLYVDKNGFGRVLSVNNALIDMYAKCGNLEKATEVFENMRRRNVISWTTMISAFAIHGEASNALNFFNQMKDENFEPNGVTFVGVLYACSHMGLVEEGRRVFESMIDEYNITPKHEHYGCMVDLFGRAGLLREALEVIEAMPFAPNVVIWGSLMAACQIHGETELGEYAARQLLELEPDHDGALVALSNIYAKQGRWEDVGIVRKTMKSSGISKERGCSRIELNNEVHEFLMADRNHKQADQIYEKLDEVVSEVKRVGYTPNTSCVLFDLEEEEKKEAILLHSEKLALSYGLISKKQGSSIHIVKNLRICEDCHTFMKLASKVYEREIIVRDRTRFHHYKHGLCSCKDYW; encoded by the exons ATGTCCAGCCTTCCCCACACCACCCTAGCCCTCCCTCCCCACCCGAACCCGTACCCTAACACACCCGCAACCCTCTCCACCGCCGTATCCTCCGCCAGAAGCCTCACCCACATCAAACAAGTCCACGCTCAAATCCTAAAATCCAACCTCGACCGCCCCGACTCCCTCCTTTGCAATCTCCTCCTCTCCTCCTGCACCCTCTCGCCGAGCCTCCACTACCCTCTTTCCATCTTCAACCAAATCCCCAAACCCCAAATCCATCTGTGCAACAAGCTCCTGCGCGAGTTCTCACGATGCGCTGAGCCCGATAAGGCCCTTTTGGTGTATGAGAGGATGAGGAGGGAGGATGTGGGGGTGGACAGGTTCAGCATTCCGCCGCTGCTGAAGGCGGTGGCCAGAGCTTCGGCTTTGAGTGAAGGGATGGAGATTCACGGTGTAGCTTGGAAGTTGGGTTTTCATTCGGACCCGTTTGTGGAGACCGGGTTGGTCAGAATGTATGCAGCTTGTGGGAGGATCATGGATGCACGGTTggtgtttgataaaatgtctcGCAGAGATGTGGTTGCCTGGAGTATTATGATTAACGG GTACTGTCAGAGTGGCCATTTCGACACTGCATTCCGCTTGTTTGAAGAGATGAAGAACTCTAATGCGGAGCCAGATCCAGATGAGATGATACTTTCTGCCATTCTTTCAGCTTGTGGTCATGCTGGAAAGTTGGCTTATGGGAAAGCAATCCATGACTTCATTATGGAGAATGATATTGTGGTTGACTCTCATTTACGGAGCGCACTTATCGCCATGTATGCAGGTAGTGGCTCTATGGACTTGGCTCAGCAGTTGTTTGACAAGACATCACAAAAAAATTTCGTAGTTGCAACCGCAATGGTTTCTGGGTATTCAAAACTGGGACGGGTTGAAGATGCACGTTTGATTTTTGACCAAATTGTTGAGAAGGACTTGGTCTGCTGGAGCGCCATGATATCTGGCTATGCAGAAAGTGATCGACCTCAAGAGGCTCTTAGATTGTTTGCTGAAATGGAAGCTTCGGGGTTAAGACCTGATCCAGTGACCATGTTGAGTGTCATTTCAGCTTGCGGTCATCTTGGTGCACTGGATCAAGCTAAGTGGGTTCATTTATATGTTGACAAGAATGGATTTGGCAGAGTTTTGTCTGTCAACAATGCGCTGATTGATATGTATGCCAAATGCGGGAACCTGGAAAAAGCAACAGAGGTGTTTGAGAACATGAGAAGAAGAAATGTGATATCTTGGACCACTATGATTAGCGCCTTTGCGATACATGGGGAGGCTAGTAATGCACTAAACTTCTTCAATCAAATgaaagatgaaaattttgagcCAAATGGGGTTACATTTGTGGGCGTGCTTTATGCTTGTAGCCATATGGGGTTAGTTGAGGAGGGTAGAAGAGTCTTTGAATCGATGATTGATGAATACAACATCACTCCGAAACATGAGCactatggatgcatggttgacCTCTTTGGTCGTGCCGGTCTTTTGAGAGAAGCTCTTGAGGTTATAGAGGCAATGCCCTTTGCACCGAATGTTGTCATTTGGGGATCTTTGATGGCTGCTTGTCAGATTCATGGTGAGACTGAATTAGGAGAATATGCTGCAAGACAGCTTCTTGAGCTGGAACCAGACCATGATGGAGCCCTTGTGGCGTTATCAAACATTTACGCAAAACAAGGAAGATGGGAAGATGTTGGCATTGTGAGGAAAACAATGAAAAGCAGTGGTATATCTAAGGAGAGGGGGTGTAGCAGGATAGAACTAAACAACGAGGTACACGAGTTTTTAATGGCAGATAGAAATCATAAACAAGCAGATCAGATCTATGAAAAATTAGATGAGGTAGTTAGTGAGGTGAAGCGGGTTGGTTATACTCCCAACACGAGTTGCGTTTTGTTTGAtttagaagaggaagaaaagaaggaagCGATTCTCTTGCACAGTGAGAAGTTGGCTCTTTCTTACGGTTTGATAAGTAAGAAGCAAGGTTCAAGCATTCACATAGTTAAGAATCTCCGGATTTGCGAAGACTGCCATACTTTCATGAAGTTGGCTTCAAAGGTGTATGAGAGAGAGATTATTGTCAGAGATAGGACTAGGTTTCATCACTACAAACATGGTTTATGCTCTTGTAAAGACTATTGGTAA
- the LOC137730547 gene encoding uncharacterized protein, with product MSTKQSLSPKPRNAQAAMKSALSSSPSTTTTSSSVKSSTTTAMDDDRSENRDSCYYPGCRKDANCNCEMCLASINATLDLMPFSIQKTSLTKFSSSRPKNNPSVKRTPIAFEASILSTPTSGTPPIPRSPELKPAAILKSKEKVKNRERKRGFGCEIWRLILGLSLVYVGFSNMVSGALKPILLPEIVRNVGEKSWVVDDLNGRLRFLQKEMQGLVPGRVSNCSCPNSIWDISQDGLLLSSHCTLYKSAIEEVRIWGWPLQTAGLLTSGFSSRSFTILSGRVTEWSDGKVSSYVIREPNTSWVQRSWGASAVRLDPNTWILEYRWSTTFDNQRLVSAALAFFKNMISRKLGKMQQKFWILSTFGNNQCVESSANYNIKIPT from the exons ATGTCAACGAAACAAAGCCTTTCTCCTAAACCCCGAAACGCTCAAGCAGCCATGAAATCCGCCCTCTCATCGTCTCCGTCAACGACAACGACATCATCCTCAGTGAAATCGAGCACCACCACCGCCATGGATGACGACAGATCTGAAAACCGCGACAGCTGCTACTACCCAGGATGCCGAAAAGATGCCAACTGCAACTGCGAAATGTGCTTGGCCAGTATCAATGCCACTCTCGATCTCATGCCTTTCAGCATCCAGAAAACCTCGCTCACCAAGTTCTCATCTTCAAGGCCCAAGAACAACCCGAGTGTCAAACGCACACCCATCGCTTTCGAAGCTTCGATTTTGTCCACACCCACTTCGGGCACTCCTCCGATTCCTAGGTCTCCGGAGCTTAAACCGGCTGCAATATTGAAATCGAAGGAGAAGGTTAAGAATAGGGAGAGAAAAAGGGGTTTTGGGTGTGAAATTTGGAGATTGATTTTGGGTTTAAGCTTGGTTTATGTGGGGTTTTCTAATATGGTTTCAGGGGCTTTAAAACCTATTCTCTTGCCCGAGATTGTGAGAAATGTTGGTGAAAAATCTTGGGTTGTGGATGATTTGAATGGCAGGCTGAGGTTCTTGCAGAAAGAGATGCAGGGTCTTGTTCCGGGCAGAGTTTCGAATTGCAGCTGTCCTAATTCTATTTGGGATATTAGTCAG GATGGTTTGCTTCTGAGCTCACATTGCACGTTGTACAAATCTGCAATCGAGGAGGTGAGAATATGGGGATGGCCTTTGCAGACAGCCGGGTTGCTCACGAGTGGGTTTTCTTCCCGGTCTTTCACAATCTTATCCGGCAGAGTCACAGAG TGGTCGGATGGAAAGGTTAGCAGCTATGTGATTCGGGAGCCAAACACTTCCTGGGTGCAGAGAAGTTGGGGTGCCTCAGCTGTGCGGCTAGATCCGAATACATGGATTCTTGAGTATCGGTGGAGCACGACATTTGATAACCAAAGATTGGTTTCAGCAGCACTAGCCTTCTTTAAGAATATGATCTCCAGAAAGCTTGGAAAGATGCAGCAGAAGTTTTGGATCTTATCTACTTTTGGCAACAACCAGTGCGTTGAAAGTTCTGCAAACTACAACATCAAAATCCCAACCTAA
- the LOC137731371 gene encoding uncharacterized protein, with translation MIPPFGKNNHPIRILIPTQGWTAFSRRRASFIFLLILSQSLYFFCTTTATAAAAAVAATETAQTMKVHPMPRKRNITVQYSSRNSLSEAQALLGPNHKKLRRLPHVFSRVLELPFRSDADVLVQENPDCFRFVAEADNIGDDVRTHTVEIHPGVTKIVVRESGSVELTLDELELDMWRFRLPESTRPELASAVFVDGELIVTVPKAEGVGNSDGGDGGGEVWGGGDGNGGGGFRGGMGNRLVLVQ, from the coding sequence ATGATTCCTCCGTTTGGTAAAAACAACCACCCAATCAGGATTCTGATTCCCACCCAAGGTTGGACTGCCTTTTCCAGAAGAAGGGCATCTTTCATATTTCTATTAATCTTGTCCCAATCCCTCTATTTCTTCTGCACAACCACCGCCACTGCCGCCGCCGCAGCCGTAGCTGCCACTGAAACCGCCCAAACCATGAAGGTCCACCCCATGCCCAGGAAGCGCAACATCACCGTCCAATACAGCTCAAGAAACTCACTTTCTGAAGCGCAGGCACTTTTGGGTCCGAACCACAAGAAGCTCCGCCGTCTCCCCCATGTCTTCAGCCGGGTCCTGGAGCTCCCCTTTCGATCCGACGCCGACGTTCTGGTCCAGGAGAACCCCGATTGCTTCCGATTTGTCGCCGAAGCCGATAATATCGGCGACGACGTCAGGACCCATACCGTCGAAATCCATCCCGGGGTGACCAAAATCGTCGTTCGGGAAAGTGGGTCGGTGGAATTAACGTTGGACGAGCTCGAACTCGATATGTGGAGGTTTAGGCTGCCGGAATCGACTCGGCCCGAGCTGGCCAGCGCGGTTTTTGTTGACGGGGAGCTTATCGTGACGGTGCCGAAGGCCGAGGGGGTGGGGAATTCGGAcggtggtgatggtggcggAGAGGTTTGGGGCGGTGGCGACGGGAATGGGGGCGGGGGTTTCAGAGGAGGTATGGGTAACCGCCTTGTGCTTGTACAGTAA